One region of Mesobacillus boroniphilus genomic DNA includes:
- a CDS encoding GntR family transcriptional regulator, which produces MINKDGLKPGDKIPSERELSERLNAGRSSVREALRALELLGLIETRRGEGTFIRDFRGNQLVQLLSTFILQDEKAKFDVIETKNMIEVDCLNLAAEKFQEDEIGRLKVWIDDHNFEDEEFFRKIAEHADNHLFYRIWYILNDYYNALQLKVSPAEKEDYHKLVDSLETKRGDLILERYRMLRKMSTE; this is translated from the coding sequence ATGATTAATAAAGACGGCTTAAAGCCAGGAGATAAAATTCCATCCGAACGTGAGCTTTCAGAGCGCCTGAATGCCGGGCGCTCCTCCGTTCGCGAGGCATTGCGTGCCCTTGAGCTTCTCGGCCTAATCGAGACGAGAAGAGGAGAAGGAACGTTTATCAGGGACTTCCGAGGCAATCAGCTTGTCCAATTATTAAGCACCTTTATCCTGCAGGATGAAAAAGCTAAATTTGATGTGATAGAAACGAAAAATATGATTGAGGTCGATTGTCTTAACCTGGCTGCTGAAAAGTTTCAGGAAGATGAAATCGGAAGATTAAAGGTCTGGATAGATGACCATAATTTTGAGGACGAGGAATTTTTCAGGAAAATTGCCGAACATGCTGACAATCATCTTTTTTATCGAATTTGGTATATATTGAATGATTATTATAATGCGCTTCAGCTGAAAGTATCACCGGCTGAAAAAGAAGATTATCACAAACTGGTAGACTCGCTTGAAACAAAAAGAGGAGACCTGATCCTGGAAAGGTATCGCATGCTGCGGAAAATGTCGACAGAATGA
- a CDS encoding NAD(P)-dependent malic enzyme, which produces MTLREEALHMHRVNKGKLESKSKVPVRNARDLSLAYSPGVAEPCKEIYDKPETVYDYTMKGNMVAVVSDGTAVLGLGNIGPEAALPVMEGKAVLFKSFAGVDAFPICLNTTDVDKIVETVKLLEPTFGGVNLEDIAAPNCFAVEERLKKETNIPVFHDDQHGTAIVTVAGLVNALKIVGKKMNEIKVVANGAGAAGIAIIKLLYSYGVRDIIMCDTKGAIYEGRPNGMNAIKDEVAKFTNRDNVEGSLSDAIKGADVFIGVSVAGALTSEMVQTMNNDPIIFAMANPVPEIMPEEAKAAGAAVIGTGRSDFPNQVNNVLAFPGIFRGALDARATHINEKMKVAAVDAIASLIEESELSSDYVIPGPFDPRVAPAVAAAVANAAMETGVARIKVDPEEVKERTMRLALIGKGE; this is translated from the coding sequence GTGACTTTACGTGAAGAAGCTTTGCACATGCACCGTGTAAACAAAGGAAAATTAGAATCAAAATCAAAAGTACCTGTAAGGAATGCAAGAGATCTGAGTCTTGCTTATTCTCCTGGTGTGGCGGAGCCTTGCAAGGAAATATATGATAAGCCAGAAACCGTTTATGATTATACAATGAAGGGCAATATGGTAGCGGTCGTATCTGATGGAACAGCAGTTTTGGGTCTTGGAAATATCGGTCCTGAAGCCGCGCTTCCAGTAATGGAAGGAAAAGCTGTCCTTTTTAAGAGCTTTGCTGGTGTCGACGCGTTTCCAATCTGTTTGAATACAACAGATGTTGATAAAATTGTTGAAACTGTAAAACTGCTTGAGCCGACATTCGGTGGAGTCAACCTCGAAGATATCGCAGCGCCAAACTGCTTCGCTGTAGAAGAACGTTTGAAAAAAGAAACGAATATCCCGGTATTCCACGATGATCAACATGGAACTGCGATAGTAACAGTGGCAGGTCTCGTGAATGCGCTGAAAATCGTCGGCAAAAAAATGAACGAAATTAAAGTGGTTGCAAACGGAGCTGGAGCTGCGGGAATTGCAATTATTAAGCTTTTATATTCATACGGAGTCCGTGACATAATCATGTGCGATACGAAGGGAGCGATCTATGAAGGACGCCCTAACGGCATGAATGCAATCAAGGACGAAGTTGCTAAATTCACGAACCGTGACAACGTTGAAGGATCCCTTTCGGATGCCATCAAGGGCGCGGATGTGTTCATCGGAGTTTCCGTCGCTGGAGCATTGACTTCTGAAATGGTCCAAACGATGAATAATGACCCGATTATTTTTGCGATGGCAAATCCGGTGCCGGAAATCATGCCTGAGGAAGCCAAGGCAGCAGGAGCGGCAGTAATAGGTACAGGCAGATCCGATTTCCCTAACCAGGTGAATAATGTACTTGCATTCCCGGGAATCTTCCGCGGTGCATTGGATGCCAGGGCTACCCATATTAATGAAAAGATGAAGGTGGCTGCTGTTGACGCGATCGCAAGCCTGATTGAGGAGTCCGAGCTTTCGAGTGATTACGTCATTCCTGGTCCATTTGACCCGCGTGTAGCACCTGCTGTTGCGGCGGCTGTTGCGAATGCAGCGATGGAAACAGGAGTCGCGCGCATTAAAGTGGATCCGGAAGAAGTCAAAGAACGTACTATGCGTCTTGCATTAATTGGAAAAGGTGAGTGA
- the dnaE gene encoding DNA polymerase III subunit alpha, producing MPFIHLHVYSAYSLLTSTATVEQLVRDARAKGFSALALTDRNVMYGTVAFYKECLRNSIKPLLGLTVDVVSPTLEHESFPLVLLAKNNEGFQNLIKISSAVQTKSPEGIPVKWLKHYASGLFAITPGTQGEIEYFLTNSEREKALQTVDLYKQIFGRDNFYLSIQDQGLPGQKELVEQLARLGTETNTPLAASNQVHYLEKEDSFAQECLLAIRNGEKLQDDAREKLGSSEFYLKPAKEIGELFSEYPEALENTLNIAENCNVMLDFETRHLPKFPVEPGKNADGMLEELCFQGLEKRYGNPSPKHIDRLKYELSIIKKMNFSDYFLIVWDFIKYSRERGILIGPGRGSAAGSIVSYVLYITDADPIEHNLLFERFLNPERISMPDIDIDFPDNRRDEVIEYVASKYGELHVAQIATFGTLAAKAAVRDVGRVFGLNAKELERLSRLVPSKLGITLKDAIKESAGLRDFIEESSKNKRILETAIKLEGLPRHTSTHAAGVVISELPLTNVVPIQSGQSKVFLTQYSMDHLEEIGLLKMDFLGLRNLTLIDSILHSIQQKTRRKLGIHDIPVEDKDTFKMLGRGETTGIFQLESEGMRKVLTRLEPTRFEDIVAVNALYRPGPMENIPLFIDRKHGRQPIDYYHKDLEPILRDTYGVIVYQEQIMQIASQMAGFSLGEADLLRRAVSKKKKEVLAQEREHFVNGAIKKGYDTQTANLIYDLIVRFANYGFNRSHAVAYSMIAYQLAYLKAHFPLYFMAELLTSAIGNDVKIAQYARELQQMEIKLLPPSINRSAFSFQPEGDAVRYSLAGIKGVGIASLKEIFQARRNQPFKDIFDFCIRVPQKAASRKVLEALIYSGAFDEFGQDRAVLLATVDVAIEHAQLVAPDDSGQIDMFAEAEFSLKPKYTQVDPMRIEDKLSLEKDVLGVYLSKHPASIYEKEFKTAGVKKIASKSPGSKVRLGVYITEEKKIRTKKGEAMAFLTISDASGETDAVIFPSVYKQYGNVLGQGKMALLEGKFDEREGKSQFIVQQVLDLDKEAEKKPVLYLRISRGTDSTGKMNEVKALLKKHHGAVPVIVYNEETEKSLLLPSEFSVNAEQGSMGDLKKVLGDTNVVLKN from the coding sequence ATGCCATTTATTCACCTTCATGTCTATAGTGCATACAGCTTGCTCACGAGTACGGCGACAGTAGAGCAGCTCGTCCGCGATGCCAGGGCAAAAGGATTTTCAGCACTCGCACTGACGGACCGCAATGTAATGTACGGAACGGTCGCATTTTATAAAGAATGCCTGAGGAACTCGATCAAACCTCTGCTGGGCCTGACTGTTGACGTTGTCAGCCCAACATTGGAACACGAATCCTTTCCGCTTGTGCTTCTCGCGAAAAACAATGAGGGATTCCAGAACCTGATCAAGATTTCAAGTGCTGTACAGACGAAATCACCCGAGGGAATACCGGTGAAATGGCTTAAGCATTATGCTTCAGGCTTATTTGCGATAACTCCTGGGACCCAGGGAGAAATAGAATATTTTTTAACAAACAGTGAAAGAGAGAAAGCACTGCAGACAGTGGATTTATACAAGCAAATCTTTGGCAGGGATAACTTTTACCTATCTATTCAGGACCAGGGCCTTCCCGGGCAAAAGGAGTTAGTCGAACAGCTGGCAAGGTTGGGAACGGAAACCAACACGCCACTGGCTGCCTCCAACCAGGTGCATTATCTGGAAAAAGAAGATTCATTTGCCCAGGAGTGCCTGCTGGCAATCAGGAATGGTGAGAAACTCCAGGATGATGCCCGTGAAAAGCTGGGCAGCAGCGAATTTTACCTAAAGCCAGCAAAAGAAATCGGCGAGCTGTTCTCAGAGTATCCTGAAGCATTGGAGAATACGCTGAATATAGCGGAGAATTGCAATGTCATGCTTGACTTTGAAACAAGGCATCTACCAAAGTTCCCTGTAGAGCCAGGGAAAAATGCAGATGGGATGCTCGAAGAACTGTGCTTTCAGGGACTTGAAAAGCGTTATGGGAATCCGTCCCCAAAACATATAGACAGACTGAAATATGAACTGTCAATTATTAAAAAAATGAACTTCAGCGATTACTTCCTGATTGTGTGGGATTTCATAAAATACTCCAGGGAAAGGGGAATCCTGATAGGACCGGGACGTGGTTCGGCGGCTGGTTCAATCGTTTCTTATGTATTGTACATAACCGATGCCGACCCGATTGAACATAATCTTCTCTTCGAAAGGTTCTTGAATCCCGAACGTATTTCGATGCCTGATATCGATATCGACTTCCCGGATAATCGCAGGGATGAGGTTATTGAATATGTCGCATCCAAATATGGCGAGCTACATGTAGCACAGATTGCAACTTTTGGAACCCTTGCTGCGAAGGCTGCAGTAAGGGATGTTGGCCGCGTTTTCGGCTTGAACGCGAAGGAGCTCGAACGGCTTTCAAGGCTCGTTCCATCGAAGCTTGGCATCACCCTGAAAGATGCGATCAAGGAATCTGCTGGGTTAAGGGATTTCATTGAAGAATCCTCCAAGAATAAGAGAATCCTTGAAACGGCAATCAAGCTTGAAGGTTTGCCGCGGCATACTTCCACACACGCTGCGGGTGTAGTAATCAGCGAATTGCCACTTACTAATGTCGTGCCGATCCAATCCGGTCAGTCAAAAGTATTCCTGACCCAATATTCAATGGACCATCTTGAAGAAATAGGTCTGTTGAAGATGGATTTCCTTGGATTAAGGAATCTGACTTTAATAGATTCGATCCTTCATTCCATCCAGCAGAAAACAAGGCGCAAGCTGGGCATTCATGATATTCCGGTTGAAGATAAAGACACTTTCAAGATGCTTGGAAGGGGAGAGACGACCGGTATTTTCCAGCTGGAATCTGAAGGAATGAGAAAGGTACTGACGAGGCTGGAACCAACAAGGTTTGAAGATATTGTTGCAGTCAACGCGCTTTACCGTCCAGGCCCGATGGAAAATATTCCGCTGTTCATTGACCGCAAGCATGGAAGACAGCCTATAGACTATTATCATAAGGACCTCGAACCGATCCTCCGGGATACATATGGGGTAATCGTTTACCAGGAGCAAATCATGCAGATTGCATCACAAATGGCCGGCTTTTCCTTGGGTGAAGCGGACTTGCTGCGGAGAGCCGTTTCAAAGAAGAAGAAGGAAGTCCTTGCCCAGGAACGTGAACATTTTGTGAATGGGGCTATAAAGAAAGGATATGACACGCAAACAGCGAATTTAATCTATGATTTGATTGTCCGATTTGCTAACTACGGCTTTAACCGCAGCCATGCGGTTGCATACAGCATGATTGCCTACCAGTTGGCGTACCTAAAAGCTCATTTTCCGCTTTACTTTATGGCTGAGCTGCTTACTTCGGCAATTGGCAATGATGTGAAAATCGCACAGTATGCAAGAGAACTGCAGCAAATGGAAATCAAACTTCTTCCTCCATCGATCAACAGAAGTGCTTTCAGCTTTCAGCCAGAGGGGGACGCGGTCCGGTACAGCCTCGCAGGAATCAAAGGAGTAGGAATCGCCTCTCTCAAGGAAATATTCCAGGCGAGACGAAACCAGCCATTTAAGGATATATTCGATTTTTGTATCCGGGTGCCTCAAAAGGCTGCCTCAAGAAAAGTGCTCGAAGCATTGATTTATTCAGGGGCCTTCGATGAATTCGGCCAGGACCGCGCTGTTCTTTTAGCCACTGTTGATGTTGCGATTGAACACGCACAGCTTGTGGCTCCTGATGACTCCGGCCAGATTGATATGTTCGCTGAAGCAGAGTTTTCCTTGAAGCCAAAGTATACCCAGGTCGACCCGATGCGGATTGAAGACAAGCTCAGCCTGGAAAAGGACGTACTCGGAGTCTATTTATCCAAGCACCCTGCTTCGATTTATGAAAAGGAATTCAAGACAGCCGGTGTTAAAAAGATTGCCTCAAAATCTCCGGGCAGCAAAGTAAGGCTTGGAGTCTATATCACTGAGGAAAAGAAAATCCGGACGAAAAAAGGAGAAGCAATGGCCTTCCTCACCATTAGCGATGCAAGCGGGGAAACGGATGCTGTCATATTCCCATCTGTATATAAGCAGTATGGGAATGTATTGGGCCAGGGGAAAATGGCGCTGTTAGAAGGAAAGTTCGATGAAAGAGAGGGGAAGAGCCAATTTATCGTGCAACAAGTGCTCGACCTTGATAAAGAAGCAGAAAAAAAACCGGTATTATATTTGCGGATTTCCAGGGGAACAGACAGTACTGGCAAGATGAACGAAGTCAAAGCTTTATTGAAAAAACATCATGGTGCTGTTCCGGTAATCGTTTATAACGAAGAAACCGAGAAATCACTGCTGCTGCCGAGCGAGTTCAGTGTTAACGCAGAACAGGGAAGTATGGGAGATTTAAAGAAGGTATTGGGTGACACTAATGTCGTCCTGAAAAATTAG
- a CDS encoding YtrH family sporulation protein — translation MNQPFIPGLFEAYFIALGVLLGGSLIGGLAAFLTGQPLMTEIARFSGSIRIWAIIAAIGGTFDTVYSFEKGLLDGETKDIFKQFLLILTAMGGAQTGALLIDWLTQEHI, via the coding sequence ATGAACCAGCCATTTATCCCGGGTTTATTTGAAGCGTACTTTATTGCACTTGGTGTTTTGCTTGGCGGCTCTTTGATAGGAGGATTGGCCGCTTTTTTAACAGGCCAACCCTTAATGACGGAAATCGCCCGTTTTTCCGGCTCCATCAGGATCTGGGCCATCATCGCTGCGATTGGCGGAACATTTGATACAGTTTACAGCTTTGAAAAAGGGCTGTTAGACGGAGAAACAAAAGATATTTTCAAACAGTTTTTATTGATCCTGACTGCTATGGGCGGTGCTCAAACTGGTGCTCTGCTCATTGACTGGCTTACACAGGAGCATATTTAA
- the ytrI gene encoding sporulation membrane protein YtrI yields the protein MRIPPYYRRPDWQRFFSGVAVGALVSWILFLYINGAWMEKHAKKIEQQKDEITDLKSDIQIWMADYEELNKKNQQKLTVQEIKVKIVNDKKYKQLDTLSIFEIEEETKGQLNMLLAKDLDSVFKSRDLITRVIENKSIKVNDKRYKLKIKSMVIYTSVSIQVEISLD from the coding sequence ATGAGAATCCCCCCTTATTACCGCAGGCCTGATTGGCAGAGATTTTTTTCAGGTGTAGCAGTTGGTGCACTAGTTAGCTGGATATTGTTTTTATACATTAATGGTGCTTGGATGGAAAAGCATGCAAAAAAAATTGAGCAACAGAAAGATGAGATCACCGACCTGAAAAGCGATATCCAAATCTGGATGGCGGATTATGAAGAACTAAACAAAAAAAACCAGCAAAAACTGACTGTCCAGGAAATCAAGGTGAAAATCGTCAATGACAAAAAGTATAAACAGCTCGATACGCTGAGCATTTTCGAAATAGAGGAGGAGACCAAGGGACAGTTGAACATGCTTCTTGCCAAGGATCTGGATTCGGTTTTTAAAAGCAGGGATTTGATCACCAGAGTGATAGAAAACAAATCCATCAAGGTGAATGACAAGCGCTATAAACTGAAAATCAAGTCAATGGTCATCTATACTTCTGTCAGCATCCAGGTGGAGATAAGCCTTGATTGA